The genomic DNA CGTATAGCGTTTGTCCACGGCCCGGGTCGCGGATCGTCACGCCGGTCCACGGCACCAGAGCCGGGGCGGGGGAAGCGTGCCGGCCGCCACCACGAGGGCCGGCGCGAGCAGTGGCGGAGCGCAGGGAGAGCCCAACGTAGTGGCGGAAGGCTCAATCCAGGAGCCGTCGAATGGTCGAGGATGACGCTCCGGAGCCGTGGTACGGACGTTCACGCCGAATCCCCGTTCGCCTCCCTCTACCGGCGGGCCCGTACCGACCTGCTCTCCGTCCCCGTGACCGACCGCGAGGTCGAGACGACCGATGGGTCGACCCACCTCCTGACGGCCGGCGACCCCGACGCCTCACCGTTGCTCCTCCTCCAGGGGGCGAACGTGACGAACCCGGTGACGCTCTCGTGGGTCCAGTCGCTCTCGGACGAGTACTACCTGGTCGCGCCGGACACGCCGGGCGAGCCGGCCGAACTGGAGACGGAGGCGCCAGCTGACTTCGGCCGGTGGGTCGCCTCGCTGCTCGACGGGCTCGGCCTGGAGCGGGTGCCCGCGGTCGGCATCTCACACGGCGGCGGGGTCCTGCTGGAGGCGGCCGCGACCATCCCGGAGCGGGTCTCCGCAGCGGGGTTCGTCGTCCCTGCCGGGTTCGGCGTGTCGCCGTCGGCCGCGCTCGCCCGCGTCGTCGGCCTCTCGCTCGCGTACCGACTCGTCCCGCGCGAACGCCTTCTGGAGGCCGCGCTGGCACCGCTGTTCACGACGCCCGTCGCCGACCTGCCGCCGGTCGTCCGGGAGACGGTGGCGCTCGCGCTCCGAACCGCCGACGTGAAGACCGGCTTCCCGGGGCCTGACCGTGCCGAGGCACTGGCGGAGTTCGACGCCCCCACGCTGCTGGTCGGGGGCGAGCGGGACCCGTTCTTCCCGGCCGGGTGGCTCCACGAGCAGTCGGTCCCGTACCTCCCGGAGGGAACCGAGCGGGCGTACTCGTCGTCGAGGAGGCGGAGTACCTCCGCCCGGTCCACGTCCTCACGCACGGCGGATGAGCGAGCCGAGGGGTGGTATACGATACAGCACTCTTTCTGACCCGGAAACTCGGCGTTCCGGGTTATGTCCTCGCCCAACCCAGTGGGTGTCGTGATGCGAACGACCACCACGACGCCGCGCTCGGCCGCGCTGGCGTTCCTGACCGCCCCCGTCCGCCCGCAGACGTACAGGAACCTCGCGTACCTCGCGCTCCAGTTCCCCCTCGGCGTCGCCTACTTCACGTTGCTCGTCCCGGCGCTCGCCTTCGGGCTGGGGACGCTCCCACTGCTCGTCCTGTTCGGCCTGCCGGCCGTCGGCGCACTGCTCCTCGGCGTCGCCACGATGACCGTCGACCGGGCGGTGACGGGCGCACTGCTCCCGGTCGAGCTGGAGCGTCATACCGCCACGAAGTCGCTCGACGACGGTGTCGTCGACTACGCAACGGATCTCCTGCTGGACCCCGGGACGTACCTCAGCCTCGGGTTCGTCCTCGCGAAGTTCGTCGTCGGGATCGCCACGTTCGTCACCCTGACCGTCGCGAGCGCACTCGTCGGCGTCGCCGTCACGGCACCCCTGCTCTACGCGCACCCGATGGCGAACTACACGCTCCCGCTCCCGTCGTGGCTCGGCGGGGCGACGTACGTCGTCGACACGTTCCCGGAGGCGCTGGCACTCGCCGCCGTCGGCGTTCTCGGCCTGTTCGTCACGGTGAACGCGCTCAACGCGCTCGCGTGGGGACTGGGTCGTGCGACGGAACTCGCCTGCCGGCACGCACGCGTTCTCGGCCCGGCCGCGACGGCGCCCGACCACGCGTAACCGCGACAGCCGCTCCACACACCACACACCACCACCCGACCATCCATGTCCGTCCCCTCCGAGACGCGGGCCGCCCCGGCCGAGCGTCTCATCGATGCCCTCCGCGCTGTCGTCGGCGTCCCGTTCCGGCCCCGGACGTACGGGAACCTCGCCTACCTCGCGCTCCAGTTCCCCCTCGGCGTCGCCTACTTCACCACGCTGATCACCCTGCTGGCGCTCGGCGTCGGCCTCTCGGTCGTCCTCGTCGGCGTCCCGCTCGTTCTCGGGACGCTCGTCCTCGTCACCGGCCTCGTCAGCGTCGAGCCCGTGCTCGCGGACAGACTCCTGTCGGTCGATGTCCACGCTCGGCCGGCCCCCGTCGACGTCGACGACGGCGTCGTCGCCTACGCGAGGGGACTCGTCCTCGACCCGGGGAGCTACGTCGGGCTCGCGTTCCTCCTGACCAAACTGTTCGTCGGCATCGTGACGTTCACCCTGCTGACGTTCTTCACGTCGCTGACGGCGGCGCTCCTCGCCGCGCCGTTCCTCTACGACCACCCCGGATCGTACCGCTTCTTCTACGACACGACGCTGACGTTCGCCCCCGAGATCAGGTTCGTCCAGGACCTCTGGTCGGTCACGTTCGCCCCCGTCGTCACGCTCTCGCAGTGGAACGTGGACACGCTCGGGGAGGCGCTCGTCGTCGCGGCGTTCGGGCTGGTCGTCCTCGTCGTCTCGCTGCACGTCCTGAACGCGCTCGCCCGCGGCCTCGGCGTGGTGACCGCGTGGGTCCTCGGCCGTGCCCGGTCACTCGGCGTGTGAGCCGAGACTGAGCCACCACACCCGGCTGTAGCGGCTACAGCGGGCTGGACTCGACCGTTGCAGGCCACACCCCGGCCGAGGGACGGGCGGGCCGACCACCGCGGCGAGCGGGAGGCGTGAGCGGCCCCGGGACGATTCGCCGAGCGAGCGAATCGGGCCCGGGATTCATGTCCCCGCTCCCCCCGGGAGGGGACGTGCGCCACACGCTCCGACCGACCCCCGACCGAGACGCCGCCTGATGAGCGACGACAGGCTCGCGTCGGTCGCGGAACTGCTGGCCGATCCGTACGCGAGGTCGATCCTCG from Haloglomus litoreum includes the following:
- a CDS encoding sensor domain-containing protein; the protein is MRTTTTTPRSAALAFLTAPVRPQTYRNLAYLALQFPLGVAYFTLLVPALAFGLGTLPLLVLFGLPAVGALLLGVATMTVDRAVTGALLPVELERHTATKSLDDGVVDYATDLLLDPGTYLSLGFVLAKFVVGIATFVTLTVASALVGVAVTAPLLYAHPMANYTLPLPSWLGGATYVVDTFPEALALAAVGVLGLFVTVNALNALAWGLGRATELACRHARVLGPAATAPDHA
- a CDS encoding alpha/beta fold hydrolase; translated protein: MTLRSRGTDVHAESPFASLYRRARTDLLSVPVTDREVETTDGSTHLLTAGDPDASPLLLLQGANVTNPVTLSWVQSLSDEYYLVAPDTPGEPAELETEAPADFGRWVASLLDGLGLERVPAVGISHGGGVLLEAAATIPERVSAAGFVVPAGFGVSPSAALARVVGLSLAYRLVPRERLLEAALAPLFTTPVADLPPVVRETVALALRTADVKTGFPGPDRAEALAEFDAPTLLVGGERDPFFPAGWLHEQSVPYLPEGTERAYSSSRRRSTSARSTSSRTADERAEGWYTIQHSF
- a CDS encoding sensor domain-containing protein, which codes for MSVPSETRAAPAERLIDALRAVVGVPFRPRTYGNLAYLALQFPLGVAYFTTLITLLALGVGLSVVLVGVPLVLGTLVLVTGLVSVEPVLADRLLSVDVHARPAPVDVDDGVVAYARGLVLDPGSYVGLAFLLTKLFVGIVTFTLLTFFTSLTAALLAAPFLYDHPGSYRFFYDTTLTFAPEIRFVQDLWSVTFAPVVTLSQWNVDTLGEALVVAAFGLVVLVVSLHVLNALARGLGVVTAWVLGRARSLGV